In one Acetobacter sp. genomic region, the following are encoded:
- the rimP gene encoding ribosome maturation factor RimP: protein MAGSVAFFAVDEDHSTHVGLEGRIAALITPSVEDLGFEIVRVSVLGREVPTVQVMADRADGTLITVEDCEQISHAVGAVMDVEDPIPGNWTLEVSSAGIDRPLTRPKDWERFAGHLAKAEVLIPVNGRRRFSGIVLGVSGEGGRMRLDDGEEVVLPFREMKKARLVLTDALIAATQAMMKPAVQEDEGAEEAPAEKKKSKTRH, encoded by the coding sequence GTGGCCGGTTCGGTCGCCTTTTTTGCTGTGGACGAAGATCATTCGACTCATGTTGGCCTTGAAGGGCGAATTGCCGCGCTCATCACACCCTCTGTAGAGGATCTCGGGTTCGAGATTGTCAGGGTGTCTGTGCTGGGGCGTGAAGTGCCGACGGTGCAGGTCATGGCTGACCGCGCCGATGGCACGCTGATCACGGTTGAGGACTGTGAGCAGATCAGCCATGCGGTTGGGGCTGTCATGGATGTGGAAGATCCCATTCCCGGCAACTGGACGCTGGAAGTGTCCTCTGCCGGAATTGATCGTCCATTGACGCGCCCGAAGGACTGGGAGCGCTTTGCGGGGCATCTGGCGAAAGCCGAGGTTCTGATTCCGGTCAACGGACGTCGCCGTTTCTCGGGGATTGTGCTGGGAGTCTCGGGAGAAGGTGGCCGGATGCGTCTGGATGATGGAGAGGAAGTCGTTCTTCCGTTCCGGGAGATGAAGAAGGCCAGGCTTGTGCTGACAGATGCTCTCATTGCCGCGACGCAGGCGATGATGAAGCCTGCGGTGCAGGAGGATGAAGGGGCGGAAGAGGCTCCGGCTGAAAAAAAGAAGTCTAAAACCCGTCATTGA
- the nusA gene encoding transcription termination factor NusA, with protein sequence MDTSVARPELLLVADAVAREKLIDREEVLEAMEQAIQKAGRAKYGHEKDIRATIDRRTGEVRLSRWTEAVETVENEETQIPLHIARKFKPEIQLGEHLIDPLPPIDFGRISAQTAKQVIVQRVREYERKRQYDEFKDRVGEIVNGTVKRTEYGNLMVEIGSAEALLRRDELIPRETFRNSDRVRAYIYDVRDEPRGPQIFLSRTHPAFLAKLFAQEVPEIYDGIIEIKAVARDPGSRAKMAVISRDASIDPVGACVGMRGSRVQAVVAELQGEKIDIIPWSPQAATFVVNALAPAEVSKVVMDEEAGRVEVVVPDDQLSLAIGRRGQNVRLASQLTRWDIDILTEAEESERRQEEFRRRTALFVEALDVDDVIAGLLVTEGFDTIEELAYADQDELVGIEGFDDSVVEELVRRAETYLTRKEEELDEKRVALGVTDEIVELNAFTNQMLVTLGEKGVKTLDDLADLAGDELVEILGSEAIDEDAANEIIMLARAHWFDDEEAPAEADAEASVEEVSSEHDTHQ encoded by the coding sequence ATGGATACCTCTGTTGCACGTCCCGAGCTGCTTCTGGTGGCTGACGCGGTTGCTCGTGAGAAGCTGATTGACCGCGAGGAAGTTCTCGAGGCGATGGAGCAGGCCATTCAGAAGGCCGGTCGCGCCAAATATGGCCACGAAAAAGATATTCGTGCGACCATCGATCGCCGGACTGGCGAGGTTCGGCTGTCCCGCTGGACGGAAGCCGTCGAGACCGTTGAAAATGAAGAGACCCAGATTCCTCTTCACATCGCCCGCAAGTTCAAGCCTGAAATTCAGCTTGGCGAGCATCTCATCGATCCGCTGCCACCGATTGATTTCGGTCGCATCTCGGCTCAGACCGCCAAGCAGGTGATCGTCCAGCGCGTGCGTGAATACGAGCGTAAGCGCCAGTATGACGAGTTCAAGGATCGCGTGGGCGAGATCGTCAACGGCACGGTCAAGCGCACGGAATACGGCAACCTTATGGTCGAGATCGGTTCCGCCGAGGCGCTGCTGCGTCGCGATGAGCTGATCCCCCGTGAGACGTTCCGTAACTCGGATCGTGTTCGTGCCTACATCTATGATGTGCGCGACGAGCCTCGTGGTCCGCAGATTTTCCTCTCCCGCACGCACCCAGCTTTCCTTGCGAAGCTGTTCGCGCAGGAAGTGCCGGAAATCTACGACGGTATCATCGAGATCAAGGCGGTTGCCCGCGATCCGGGATCACGCGCCAAGATGGCGGTGATCTCCCGCGATGCGTCCATTGATCCGGTCGGCGCCTGCGTTGGTATGCGCGGTTCCCGTGTGCAGGCTGTTGTGGCCGAGTTGCAGGGCGAGAAGATCGACATCATTCCGTGGAGCCCGCAGGCGGCGACCTTCGTGGTCAACGCGCTGGCTCCGGCTGAAGTCAGCAAGGTCGTGATGGATGAGGAAGCTGGTCGCGTCGAGGTCGTCGTGCCTGACGATCAGCTCAGTCTCGCCATTGGCCGTCGCGGCCAGAATGTGCGTCTGGCCAGCCAGTTGACCCGCTGGGATATCGACATCCTCACCGAGGCTGAAGAATCCGAACGTCGTCAGGAAGAATTCCGTCGTCGTACGGCGCTCTTCGTTGAAGCGCTGGATGTGGACGATGTGATCGCCGGTCTGCTGGTGACGGAAGGCTTCGATACGATTGAAGAGCTGGCCTATGCCGATCAGGACGAACTCGTCGGGATTGAAGGTTTTGACGACTCGGTCGTTGAGGAACTGGTGCGTCGTGCGGAGACCTATCTGACGCGCAAGGAAGAAGAGCTGGACGAAAAGCGTGTCGCGCTTGGCGTGACCGATGAAATCGTCGAACTCAATGCCTTCACGAATCAGATGCTTGTGACGCTGGGAGAGAAGGGCGTGAAGACGCTCGACGACCTCGCTGATCTGGCTGGCGATGAACTGGTGGAAATCCTCGGTTCGGAAGCGATCGACGAGGATGCGGCCAACGAAATCATCATGCTGGCCCGTGCGCACTGGTTCGATGATGAAGAAGCTCCAGCAGAGGCCGATGCGGAAGCGTCGGTCGAGGAGGTGTCTTCTGAACACGACACCCACCAATGA
- a CDS encoding AAA family ATPase: MKGLIPMLNRFMPVMMVIFLILASIQAAASLHLSLASLDHFMKWCAPLWPVLAATGAFFTLMGLLFEVRSEKLARKGLLRRRGWMMDVLARLTNRQALEELMAREQRDSAIDAEELAANLRARVIGQDPVCEDMANQLRRRLALQVRGKPVGIFLLAGPPGTGKTYLAKQLARQLDRPLMHFDMTQMASPHAATQLFGSPKGYVGSDTYGKLTGGLKDEPDSVVLLDEIEKAHPDVFKQFLVAWNDGYVTEASTGAHVSATKAIFILTSNIATEALSEIVARLGDDPDRMRAESVEALRQAGFAPEVLNRIDRIFVFRPLRGLDIARVAALEIETIIESYGLAIEPGGIEPSILFDVMQRQSRLGDSASARDLARSIEDMVSESLIVARQQGAKMVRIARADGGITAQVVTESLSPARPHLTA; this comes from the coding sequence ATGAAGGGTCTGATTCCCATGCTCAACCGGTTCATGCCGGTCATGATGGTGATCTTTCTGATCCTTGCGAGCATTCAGGCTGCGGCCAGCCTGCATCTTTCACTCGCCTCTCTGGATCATTTCATGAAATGGTGTGCTCCGCTCTGGCCCGTTCTGGCCGCTACCGGAGCCTTCTTCACACTGATGGGTCTTCTTTTTGAAGTACGCTCGGAAAAGCTGGCCCGGAAAGGCCTGCTCCGCAGAAGGGGATGGATGATGGACGTTCTGGCGCGACTCACCAACAGACAGGCACTTGAGGAACTGATGGCGCGCGAGCAGCGCGACTCAGCCATCGACGCGGAAGAGCTGGCCGCCAACCTGCGTGCCCGGGTCATCGGACAGGATCCGGTCTGCGAGGACATGGCCAACCAGCTTCGCCGACGCCTCGCCCTTCAGGTCCGTGGCAAACCGGTTGGCATCTTTCTGCTGGCAGGCCCCCCCGGCACCGGCAAAACCTACCTCGCCAAGCAGTTGGCCCGTCAGCTCGACAGACCGCTCATGCATTTCGACATGACCCAGATGGCCAGCCCCCATGCTGCTACGCAGCTTTTTGGGTCACCGAAAGGCTATGTCGGTTCGGACACTTATGGAAAGCTGACCGGCGGTCTCAAGGATGAGCCGGACTCGGTGGTTCTGCTCGATGAAATCGAAAAAGCCCACCCGGACGTCTTCAAGCAGTTTCTCGTCGCCTGGAACGACGGTTATGTGACGGAAGCCTCGACCGGAGCGCATGTTTCCGCCACCAAGGCCATCTTTATCCTGACCTCGAACATCGCGACCGAGGCACTGTCCGAGATCGTCGCCCGTCTGGGCGATGATCCTGACCGGATGCGCGCCGAGTCGGTGGAAGCGCTGCGTCAGGCCGGTTTCGCACCCGAGGTTCTGAACCGGATTGACCGTATCTTTGTCTTCCGGCCATTACGCGGTCTGGACATCGCCCGCGTGGCCGCGCTGGAAATCGAGACCATAATCGAAAGCTACGGTCTCGCCATCGAGCCTGGGGGTATCGAGCCTTCGATCCTGTTCGACGTCATGCAACGCCAGAGTCGGCTGGGCGACAGCGCGTCGGCCCGTGACCTCGCCCGCTCCATCGAGGATATGGTCAGTGAATCGCTGATCGTCGCCCGCCAACAGGGAGCGAAGATGGTGCGCATTGCCCGTGCTGACGGTGGTATCACAGCTCAGGTGGTGACCGAATCCCTCTCGCCCGCACGTCCTCATCTGACAGCCTGA
- a CDS encoding ABC transporter substrate-binding protein/permease yields the protein MTSVLSRLRARFLVGFAVVGFAFQGASAWAEGTPAAEQSQPEPVTTPAATDPSSTIMKWGADGTSNVPYTFHDPSDENRISGYEYDIMEEIGRRLGREAQFVQNDWDGLIPGLERNFYLMVICGIEMTPEHIEAVDFSQPYYMTSERIVVRRDQAGLDSYERLGGHVIGTVKDTLAERMMGERHDITVRGYDEESNMFEDLRNKRLDAILIDGPIALYYGESDPAFRIVGPPVGHLSYGIAFPKGGNVELRKQVDTALKSMVADGTLHRILARWNLWTPEMAAWTGDHSQPGIAPTEWERYIAATAPAKGWKARFDRYVSFLPLIGKGAAMTLAVSACAMVLAVALGLILALTRRYGPAWAAALATLYIEIIRGTPLLIQVLFIFYGLPGIGIRLSPFVAGVISLGLNYAAYEAENYRAGLQSVARGQMEAATALNMTNAQALRYVVVPQAFRVVVPVMTNDFISLLKDSSLVSIITLTELSQTYVRLSSTYFDYFGTGMMVGGAYLLLGLPFVRLARMAERRLAVSERRGG from the coding sequence ATGACTTCCGTTCTTTCGCGGCTTCGTGCGCGCTTTCTGGTCGGTTTCGCTGTCGTTGGGTTCGCTTTCCAAGGCGCTTCGGCGTGGGCTGAAGGCACTCCCGCCGCGGAGCAGTCCCAGCCGGAGCCGGTAACGACGCCCGCAGCGACCGACCCGTCTTCCACGATTATGAAGTGGGGTGCTGACGGTACTTCCAACGTGCCTTACACTTTCCACGATCCCTCCGACGAAAACCGTATCAGCGGTTACGAATATGACATCATGGAGGAAATCGGCCGCCGTCTGGGACGTGAGGCGCAGTTCGTGCAGAATGACTGGGATGGTCTGATCCCCGGTCTTGAGCGCAATTTCTATCTGATGGTCATCTGCGGCATCGAAATGACGCCGGAGCATATCGAGGCAGTCGATTTCAGCCAGCCTTACTACATGACCTCCGAGCGTATCGTCGTGCGCCGCGATCAGGCCGGTCTTGATTCTTACGAACGTCTGGGTGGCCATGTCATCGGCACGGTGAAGGATACGCTGGCCGAACGCATGATGGGCGAGCGCCACGACATCACCGTGCGCGGCTATGACGAAGAATCGAACATGTTCGAGGATCTTCGCAACAAGCGCCTCGACGCGATCCTCATCGACGGTCCTATCGCGCTCTATTACGGCGAATCCGACCCGGCTTTCCGTATCGTTGGCCCGCCGGTCGGTCATCTTTCTTATGGCATCGCGTTTCCGAAAGGCGGCAATGTTGAACTGCGCAAGCAGGTCGATACGGCTCTGAAATCGATGGTCGCGGATGGCACGCTGCACCGCATTCTGGCGCGCTGGAATCTGTGGACGCCGGAAATGGCGGCGTGGACCGGTGATCACAGCCAGCCCGGAATCGCCCCGACCGAATGGGAGCGCTATATCGCCGCCACAGCCCCGGCCAAGGGCTGGAAAGCCCGTTTTGATCGTTATGTCAGCTTCCTGCCCCTGATCGGTAAGGGCGCTGCCATGACACTGGCGGTCTCCGCCTGTGCGATGGTGCTGGCGGTGGCGCTAGGGCTTATTCTGGCGCTGACGCGGCGATATGGCCCCGCCTGGGCTGCGGCGCTGGCGACGCTCTATATCGAAATCATCCGTGGCACGCCGCTGCTGATTCAGGTGCTGTTCATTTTCTATGGACTGCCCGGCATCGGCATCCGGCTTTCTCCCTTTGTCGCCGGTGTCATCAGCCTCGGGCTGAACTATGCGGCGTATGAGGCGGAAAATTACCGCGCCGGCCTGCAATCGGTTGCACGAGGGCAGATGGAAGCGGCGACAGCCCTCAACATGACGAATGCTCAGGCTCTGCGTTATGTCGTCGTGCCGCAGGCCTTCCGGGTCGTGGTGCCGGTGATGACCAACGACTTCATCTCTTTGCTGAAAGATTCATCGCTGGTCAGCATCATCACCCTGACGGAGCTCAGCCAGACCTATGTCCGCCTGTCCTCCACCTATTTCGATTATTTCGGGACAGGGATGATGGTCGGTGGGGCCTATCTGCTGCTGGGACTGCCGTTCGTGCGCCTTGCCAGAATGGCTGAACGCCGTCTCGCCGTCAGCGAGCGACGGGGCGGTTAA
- the infB gene encoding translation initiation factor IF-2, with product MSEGNDQDQGKGRLSLRPAGRSEVGHTVDAGSVRQSFSHGRSKVVQVEVRKKARPGPTAPKAGVSGGRGAGGGRQSGKRGLTEAELAVRQRVLEEQRKEAALKEAQRIEQEKIQILSAAEEARRREEDERRAAEEREREEQEARERAELEVQEAKDNAVEAAPKPAAQPVEERGPIVSDKPIPGTVTLAPPPSRLRPLAERAIMPSKPLVQTRPAASAPSSQQPAGAAGETLRLRGGREGDDDRRGPARKGAVAPPKKGAGAAKKDNGGRRTGRIDVQAAIEGDDDKTRSLASVRRQRERERRQAELERLRTDQVRVVRDVILPETITVQELANRMAARQGEVIKALMKMGVMATVTQSIDADTAELIVEEFGHRVRRVAESDVEIGIEGVEDEEGDLQPRPPVVTVMGHVDHGKTSLLDALRTTDVAAGEAGGITQHIGAYQVNLASGAKITFIDTPGHEAFTAMRARGASVTDVVVLVVAADDGVMPQTAEAIKHAKAANAPIIVAINKIDKPGANPDRVRQDLLSHELVVESMGGDIQDIEVSALKRTNLDKLEEAILLQAEILDLKANPARAAEGAVIEGRLDRGRGPVATVLVQKGTLRKGDIVVAGAEWGRVRALVDDRNRQVTEAGPSMPVEILGIAGVPEAGSSFVVVDNENRAREISEFRQRKIKEHTAAGKTAARGTLDQMLARIQAGVQKEVAVLIKADVQGSAEAIKTTVEKLAHEEVDVRVLNATVGQITESDVQLAKASDGVIIAFNVRATSQAREMAQRDGVDIRYYSIIYQVADDIEQLVKGKVAPKHREKFLGYAEIRQVFNITKVGRVAGCYITEGVVKRGCGVRLLRDGVVIHEGDLSQLKRFKDDVKEVARGYECGLSFAGYNDLREGDVVECFEMELVPA from the coding sequence ATGAGCGAAGGCAACGATCAGGATCAGGGTAAGGGACGTCTGTCCCTGCGGCCAGCGGGCCGTTCTGAAGTAGGACACACGGTCGATGCCGGATCTGTGCGCCAGAGCTTCAGCCATGGTCGCTCGAAGGTAGTGCAGGTCGAGGTTCGGAAGAAAGCGCGACCGGGTCCTACGGCCCCGAAAGCTGGCGTGTCCGGTGGACGCGGTGCTGGCGGTGGACGTCAGTCGGGCAAGAGAGGTTTGACGGAAGCGGAACTCGCTGTCCGGCAGCGTGTGCTTGAGGAGCAGCGCAAGGAAGCTGCCCTTAAGGAAGCGCAGCGTATTGAGCAGGAAAAGATTCAGATTCTTTCCGCTGCCGAGGAAGCGCGTCGTCGTGAAGAGGATGAGCGCCGGGCAGCCGAGGAGCGTGAGCGGGAAGAGCAGGAAGCCAGGGAACGCGCCGAGCTTGAGGTTCAGGAGGCGAAGGATAACGCTGTCGAAGCCGCTCCGAAGCCTGCTGCCCAGCCAGTGGAAGAGCGCGGTCCGATAGTCTCCGATAAACCCATTCCGGGCACGGTCACTCTGGCTCCTCCTCCCAGCCGACTGCGTCCATTGGCAGAACGCGCGATCATGCCGAGCAAGCCGCTTGTGCAGACTCGTCCGGCTGCGTCAGCGCCTTCTTCCCAGCAGCCTGCTGGCGCTGCGGGTGAAACCCTGCGTCTGCGTGGTGGGCGTGAGGGTGATGATGATCGCCGTGGTCCCGCCCGTAAAGGCGCTGTGGCGCCGCCAAAGAAAGGTGCGGGCGCTGCGAAGAAGGATAACGGAGGACGTCGCACCGGCAGGATTGACGTTCAGGCTGCAATCGAGGGTGATGACGACAAGACCCGTTCGCTGGCGTCCGTGCGTCGTCAGCGTGAGCGTGAGCGTCGTCAGGCCGAACTCGAACGCCTGCGGACCGATCAGGTGCGCGTTGTCCGTGATGTGATCCTGCCTGAAACCATTACTGTTCAGGAACTCGCGAACCGTATGGCCGCCCGTCAGGGCGAAGTCATCAAGGCGCTCATGAAAATGGGTGTGATGGCGACGGTCACGCAGTCGATTGACGCGGATACAGCCGAACTGATCGTCGAGGAATTCGGCCATCGTGTTCGCCGTGTTGCTGAAAGCGACGTCGAGATCGGCATTGAAGGCGTTGAGGACGAGGAAGGTGATCTCCAGCCGCGTCCGCCTGTCGTGACGGTCATGGGTCACGTCGATCATGGCAAGACGTCCCTGCTGGATGCCCTGCGCACCACGGATGTCGCTGCTGGAGAAGCGGGTGGCATCACGCAGCATATCGGCGCCTATCAGGTGAATCTGGCTTCCGGCGCGAAGATCACGTTCATCGACACGCCGGGTCACGAGGCCTTTACGGCCATGCGTGCTCGTGGCGCTTCGGTTACCGACGTGGTGGTGCTGGTTGTGGCTGCTGATGACGGTGTCATGCCGCAGACGGCGGAAGCGATCAAACATGCGAAAGCTGCGAACGCGCCGATCATTGTTGCAATCAACAAGATCGACAAACCGGGAGCCAATCCCGACCGTGTGCGGCAGGACCTGCTGAGTCACGAGCTTGTCGTTGAATCCATGGGTGGTGACATTCAGGACATCGAGGTGTCCGCGCTGAAGCGGACAAACCTTGACAAGCTTGAAGAAGCCATCCTGCTTCAGGCGGAAATTCTTGACCTGAAGGCAAACCCGGCCCGTGCGGCTGAGGGTGCGGTGATTGAAGGTCGCCTTGATCGGGGTCGTGGTCCGGTGGCGACCGTGCTGGTCCAGAAGGGCACATTGCGCAAGGGTGACATCGTTGTCGCCGGAGCGGAGTGGGGGCGTGTTCGCGCTCTGGTCGATGACCGCAACCGTCAGGTCACTGAGGCAGGACCGTCAATGCCGGTTGAGATTCTCGGTATTGCGGGCGTGCCGGAAGCAGGCTCCTCCTTTGTTGTCGTGGATAACGAGAACCGGGCGCGCGAGATTTCCGAATTCCGCCAGCGCAAGATCAAGGAACACACGGCGGCGGGCAAGACTGCCGCTCGTGGAACGCTTGACCAGATGCTCGCCCGTATTCAGGCCGGAGTGCAGAAGGAAGTCGCGGTCCTCATCAAGGCTGACGTGCAGGGGTCCGCGGAAGCGATCAAGACCACTGTCGAGAAGCTTGCTCATGAGGAAGTCGATGTCCGCGTGCTGAACGCGACGGTCGGCCAGATCACCGAGAGCGATGTTCAGCTTGCCAAGGCGTCCGACGGCGTGATCATCGCTTTCAATGTCCGTGCAACGTCTCAGGCTCGTGAGATGGCGCAGCGTGATGGCGTGGACATTCGCTACTATTCGATCATCTATCAGGTTGCTGATGATATCGAGCAGTTGGTGAAGGGTAAGGTTGCTCCGAAGCACCGCGAAAAGTTCCTTGGTTATGCGGAAATCCGTCAGGTGTTCAACATCACCAAGGTCGGCAGGGTTGCCGGCTGCTATATCACCGAAGGCGTCGTCAAGCGTGGCTGTGGCGTGCGTCTGCTGCGTGACGGTGTGGTCATCCATGAGGGCGATCTCAGCCAGCTCAAACGCTTCAAGGACGATGTCAAGGAAGTGGCTCGTGGCTATGAATGCGGTCTTTCCTTCGCAGGTTACAACGATCTGCGTGAGGGAGATGTGGTTGAG
- a CDS encoding amino acid ABC transporter ATP-binding protein yields the protein MAGPDNSGPAFCVETVLCAESISKSFDSNKVLNGVSLTVERGELISIIGPSGCGKSTFLRCLNFLEIPDEGTVTIADDSIRRSSGPWKASDEALAHRLRAHVGMVFQSFNLFPHRTVLDNVMLAPRVVKKVSPAVAEAEARELLAKVGLEAACLRYPATLSGGQQQRAAIARALAMRPDVMLYDEPTSALDPRVAEEVLEVMRALDREGMTQIVVTHDMSFARAASDKIVFMDGGEIIEIGDPDEMYDNPRDPRTRRFLLGASA from the coding sequence ATGGCTGGTCCGGATAATTCCGGGCCAGCCTTTTGTGTAGAAACGGTCCTTTGCGCTGAATCGATCAGTAAATCGTTCGATTCAAACAAGGTGCTCAATGGAGTGTCTCTGACCGTTGAACGGGGAGAGCTCATCTCGATCATCGGTCCTTCGGGATGCGGGAAATCAACCTTTCTGAGGTGTCTGAATTTCCTGGAAATTCCCGACGAAGGCACTGTGACGATCGCTGATGACAGCATCCGGCGTTCAAGTGGCCCCTGGAAAGCTTCCGACGAAGCGCTGGCGCACAGATTGCGCGCGCATGTCGGTATGGTGTTCCAGTCGTTCAATCTTTTCCCGCATCGCACCGTGCTCGACAACGTGATGCTTGCCCCGCGTGTCGTGAAGAAGGTTTCGCCCGCAGTCGCCGAGGCAGAAGCGCGTGAACTGCTCGCCAAGGTCGGTCTTGAGGCGGCGTGCCTGCGTTATCCGGCCACGCTGTCCGGCGGCCAGCAGCAGCGTGCGGCCATTGCCCGCGCGCTCGCCATGCGTCCCGATGTGATGCTTTATGACGAACCGACTTCCGCGCTCGATCCGCGTGTGGCGGAAGAAGTGCTCGAAGTCATGCGGGCGCTGGACCGGGAAGGCATGACGCAGATTGTCGTGACCCATGACATGAGTTTCGCCCGCGCCGCCTCCGACAAGATCGTGTTCATGGATGGTGGCGAGATCATCGAGATCGGCGACCCTGACGAGATGTATGACAACCCGCGCGATCCCCGGACGCGACGCTTTCTTCTGGGAGCCTCGGCATGA
- a CDS encoding RNA-binding protein → MNGGSDSPDSDDVYEEDERGPLRRCLVTRERLAPSSMIRFVVAPDKTVVPDLDARLPGRGIWLSARRDVLETARTRGGFARAARCQVVIPSDLAGLIEAGLLRRVTDALGLARRAGQAICGYAKVREWIVASSAGLVVQASDGSPDECVRLLSGARSLPVVKPLDAAQLGKVFGREHTVHAALRAGALADRLKQDSKRFAGLADVAVLRTPEVSGERVEQADR, encoded by the coding sequence CTGAACGGGGGTAGTGATTCCCCCGACAGTGACGATGTTTACGAAGAAGACGAACGCGGCCCTCTGCGTCGTTGTCTTGTGACACGTGAGCGTCTGGCGCCTTCCAGCATGATACGGTTTGTCGTGGCGCCGGATAAAACTGTTGTGCCTGATCTGGATGCGCGTCTGCCCGGACGGGGAATCTGGTTGAGTGCGCGTCGGGATGTGCTAGAAACCGCACGGACTCGCGGGGGCTTTGCCCGGGCCGCACGATGTCAGGTTGTCATTCCTTCTGATCTGGCTGGTTTGATCGAGGCAGGGCTTCTCCGTCGTGTGACGGATGCGCTTGGCCTCGCGCGTCGGGCAGGTCAGGCGATCTGCGGTTATGCCAAGGTCCGGGAATGGATCGTGGCGAGTTCGGCAGGTCTTGTCGTGCAGGCATCGGATGGAAGTCCGGATGAATGTGTCAGGCTTCTGTCTGGCGCGCGCAGCCTTCCTGTGGTGAAGCCACTGGATGCTGCGCAACTGGGAAAAGTATTTGGTCGTGAGCACACGGTGCACGCGGCTCTGCGGGCCGGCGCGCTAGCTGACCGGTTGAAGCAGGATAGTAAACGTTTTGCAGGGCTTGCCGATGTGGCGGTTCTGCGGACGCCGGAAGTTTCCGGCGAGCGGGTTGAACAGGCGGATAGATGA
- a CDS encoding LysR family transcriptional regulator, which translates to MDLLSALHSFVRVAATGSFSAVSRETGASQPTISRHIALLEAHYGTTLFARTTRSLMMTEDGRSLLPHAYELLEILETAETVLGRRRASVSGLVRFGVTTAFGLYLTNRIKDLLNRHPDLSVELVMRDGFGDLVEEGLDLAIRVGEIAEGSLIARKLGAVQRSLVASTRHFTAKSSLKHPNDLTGEPCVVFTYGGGRQDWHFFNPEGEESVVAPSAVFRANSSEAALHAVQAGVGVGLLPEFQVRHLLETGELAEVIPGWKVPPMPLYAVHTGPRTLPLRTRTVLDFLIEISSDVLGPT; encoded by the coding sequence ATGGACCTTCTTTCTGCTCTTCACAGCTTTGTCCGCGTTGCCGCGACGGGCTCATTTTCAGCTGTTTCCCGCGAAACAGGAGCCAGCCAGCCGACCATCTCACGTCACATCGCCCTGCTGGAAGCGCATTACGGCACCACGCTGTTTGCCCGCACCACCCGCAGTCTGATGATGACGGAAGATGGTCGCAGTCTGCTCCCGCATGCGTATGAACTGCTTGAAATCCTTGAGACAGCCGAGACGGTGCTGGGTCGTCGCCGCGCCTCCGTCTCCGGTCTTGTCAGATTTGGTGTTACTACGGCGTTTGGTCTGTATCTGACGAACCGGATCAAGGATCTCCTGAACCGGCATCCCGACCTGTCCGTCGAACTCGTCATGCGGGACGGATTTGGTGATCTGGTGGAGGAAGGGCTGGACCTCGCCATCCGGGTTGGCGAGATTGCCGAGGGATCGCTGATCGCCCGCAAGCTGGGTGCTGTGCAGCGGTCTCTGGTGGCTTCAACCCGCCATTTTACGGCGAAATCGTCGCTGAAACATCCCAATGATCTGACTGGTGAGCCGTGTGTGGTCTTTACATACGGGGGTGGTCGGCAGGACTGGCATTTCTTCAATCCTGAAGGAGAGGAGAGCGTGGTTGCGCCGTCGGCGGTGTTCAGGGCGAACTCCAGCGAAGCGGCTCTTCATGCCGTGCAGGCGGGAGTGGGAGTAGGGCTCCTGCCTGAGTTTCAGGTCAGGCATCTGCTGGAAACAGGAGAACTGGCCGAAGTGATTCCCGGCTGGAAAGTGCCGCCAATGCCGCTTTATGCAGTGCATACCGGACCCAGAACACTCCCGTTGCGCACGCGCACGGTTCTGGATTTTCTGATCGAGATTTCTTCGGACGTTCTGGGACCGACCTGA